The Bactrocera dorsalis isolate Fly_Bdor chromosome 3, ASM2337382v1, whole genome shotgun sequence genomic interval TGTTATCACTTGCTACAGTTTTTTGAACAATCGTCATTTCCTCAGGATTTGTTTGAGGTCTGAAGGTCTACTGTACTCCTCTATCACTTGCTGGTTGCTATTGAGGTGATATGATCTCTATCCACATATATGGATCTAAGGATCTTGAGCCTGCAATTCTTCAAAACCTTTCAAAGTAGGCTCCTTCTACGTCGATGCAACGCTGTCAGCGCGATTtctaagcattgaaggcgtcacggaaggcattctccagaatagtcttgagagccgaggtgcatgctgcatTGATGCACGATTTGGGTTCCaatcgtctcaaaatgcttgcctttcatcggcctttttaggcaaggaaataaaaaaaagtcctgggggccacatctgggctgtagggcggctgcggaagcgttgtgATGCCGGATTTGGTTAtatagctgttcacaagaaaggcggtgtgagccgggacgTTGTTCAAGTGCTCCTTCACagtgtcatgaaccacagattttgataaatttaacatctagGCAACTAAACGAATGTTTAGTCGACAGGCTGAGTTCAAAACTAAAACATAGTCGGTGTTTGTCGAGGTCGCAGGTCTCTCAGCACGGTcctcatcagcgacctcttctggccttccaaaaaggcctggtgccccCAAAACACTTCTTGCAATTAAACGAATATCTGGATAAGCCTGCTCATATCCAACGTCTCtgttgcagatttaccgagtttcacacagaatttaatcgcgtacctctgctcaaacgaacgctgcattttcggcttgcaccactcacagaaacacgtcgcgcgaaaagtTTTGTCTTGACTCTCGAGGTGCTTGGGGACAACTGACCAGtcgttctattactttccggacaaatcctATAAAAGTGGTGTTTAAAGAGTTCACGTCGTTCTTTGCTTATATTTTGTAGCTTATTCAAACTCGAGATTATTCACTTTATGTCGTTGACTATTATTACCGAATCCTTGTCTTAAGAAAATGAGGTTACTCGTACAGGGCGTCGAATATGGTTTTAGTTATACTATACTTCAAACTTGATTAGTTGTGTCTTTAACTCCCATTCTGTTTCAATAAATGAATTGCTGGTTTGTCAAAAGTTGGCAAATTTACTAGCATGGCTTGGGTTGATCCATATTATTCCTTAATCTATCTTCTCCTATAAGCCATCTTAGTTGGAGGTTGGAATTGACTTGGCAGCACAAATATTGTCAAGTAGTCCTAAGTGTGGCTGCTTGAGGTCAGACGTTCCTGCGAGCTCTCTTTTCAACTAACGTTAAACCTCCTAAGGGTATAATTTATATTCTTCAAAAcggaatttgaaatataaatccTTTTATTTTAACCCTTTCATAATGACGAGTTTGCGTTTTCCCCACACAGTTACCACGAATTGCATTTCCAGTCGCTGAAGGTGATATCCGTCCATCTGCGATAGTACGAATTTAAACAAGAAAGAGTAGCAAATTGCAATAACATTAAAAACGGTATATTTAAATCCTGCAAAAAAGATGTTAAAAGGTCATTATTGTAAGGAGAACAAACGAAGCATAACCGCCAACGCTGCAAGGCAAGCCTTTAATGGACTTCCTGCGGACAAACGCTATGAAGGACATGCGATGAATAACTAGAACTACAGCTAATTGTAATTTGTACCATTCTTAAACACGAAAAGAATGGGCAATGACGATGATAAGTGCACAAAAGCTCataatgttttgttgttgcaaagttAATGCACCACAGAATGCTTAAAGTGCACTGGTGTGCTTAAAGAGTCGGGGGAGAGAGATAGTAAAGCGGTGGATGCGCAGGCAGAGCACTCACTCAGCGCTGGAGGTTATGTCAGACAGTTGGGAAATTTCGTGGTTTTGGATTTGTATGCTTAATGCATGACTTTTGGTTATATATTTTACGGTAGCCAGAAATTTAAGTTACTGATGATGGCCGAAAGAGTTCATTCAAGTCATAtgactataaatttataaataaattattaatccAGTGGCAAACGCACACACTTTAAATGTTTCTACTTCTTAAATGTACAGCTGGTTGCAGTAAAATTAGCATATAGTTTATGATAAACTTGTCTAAATGTGCGAGAAACTGAAATTTATTCTGTGTTAATcacttaacctcaaaatttCCACTTCATTACATTACGAGTTCATTGCAAATGCGAGTTTACATTGGCAAAtccatgaaaatattaaactgCTGcggtttgttgtttgtgtaaatTTAGTTGAGATTTTAATGAACACATtcagctacatatgtacatatatatatgctttGCTTGTTGTACATATAATTTCCAATCATAAATCTTGTCGAGCAATAaaacactttgaaaaatatacaactgctgtgtataaattttgtttagttgGCATTGTGTGCtcacaataaataaaagttcaTAAATTTCGCATTTGTAGAGCTCACCGGATTTCGGCACAAAGCTTTTACCTGAAAGTCTGCCACGGCAAtgattttattcgaaaaaaatatatatacatatgtatatgtatatttatacgaggaatttaattacaatttctgggtgcttttttgtcaaaatgtatGTGGATATGTTcgtcatttttttaagttaattttaggtagtcgaaaaagtcttttcgtattttgtcgtATATTTGGTACataattgtatatttatttataagtatgttCTCTTGtgaaaaaactaatattaagcgtttgatatacaattttattttattcatatattttgtgtaacagatcaattgaaaagtcccaaaattcttgttttttttattcaatatacttTCCTTCAAGGGTCGTACATTGTAGTggccctccaacttttcgataccgtTTTTTTAATACGATTTGTCCTTCGCTTCAGAATAGACCTCAGTTTTGGCGATCATTTATTCATTCCACGAAAATGTCTTCTCAGCGAGCGTTCTTTTGAGATTTGAGGGCGGGAAACAGTCGCTGTGGGCCAGATCTGGAGGATATGTAGGATGCGGAAGCTAtgcgaagcccaattcatgcaATTATGGCCAACGTTTTCACAAACTTGTGATATGCCGCATTGCCTTGGTGAAATAgcactttatttttcttcaaatgcggtcGTGTTTTGGCGATTTCGTCCTCCAGATGATCCAATAACGCTATATGATAGTCGCTGCTGATTGTCCTTCCGCTTTCGAGGTatccaataaaaattattccatgcgcgTTCCAAAATACAAACGCCtcaaccttgccagccgattgtttttttttttgcatttttccacgctttgtGGCCAGTTTATTACGTAAATTCATACACCATAGATCCAATTAATTCCTGAGCTATCTTTAGAGTCTTTGCTATCTCGAAAAACTTCGCTTTACTGccacccaaaattattttgatgacttgtttgaaattttcgtcgatAACAATCTCTTTTAAGCGTCttacattatattataattCTGAAACTAATAATCCAACAGCTGTAATTTTTATACACGCGCCTTCgaaggttagggctaactaaaaatcatatggacTTAATTCTAGTCGGGCCATCTATGTGTTAAACCGTTTTAAGTACTGACAATCTTGTATTAGCTTTTTTCCGATCGTCGTGCTTTAGAGAGCAGTAGCAAGTAGAGAAGTGGCATATCGAATACTGTTATTAACGTTAGAGAGTAGCAAATCGAAAACATTATAATACTTGCTCAAACAAAGTGGCAGCGCTCTAAAAGAACACTGTTTTGACAAGAGAGCGGAGAAATGGCGATTCGATGAGggctttcacatatttttttatgtatgtgaCTCCCAATTAAAGATAATGCTCGCAGAATACCTTCTTGTTTTCTTTCTTGTTGGTTAAATAATTGTCTTTCAAATTTAGGTGCATTTAGATTATTGCGGCTACGATTTTCAGAGTAAATTTATACtccaaattgtttaaataaagtttattataatagctgttttatattttaattattatttcttccaagaaattaattatatcatcttaatatttataataataatcttCTTATAGTTATTTACTTTAacaattattcttatttttcttcGTAGACGATGAGGACCTCACTTCAACAGCGGCTGCGGCCGATGATACGGATAGacgaataatatttttgaatcgACCGCAAATACAGAAGTTTTGCAACAATCACATATCAACTGCGAAATATAGGTGAGTCTGAAAAGCATTTTAATTTAGTGTGTATATTTAGAAGTATTTAGAATAGAAAATGCTTTGAAAATTCAAAGTagagaatttttaataaaaagagagaaaaaaatacttcaaaaattcaaagtaatGTATTGTTAAcccaaaaaaagaagaaaataaaaataaaaaagataagaaaataacaaataaaaattgaaaaaaaaaactctaaaagcACCATTGATAACTAGAAGAAAATTAGAATCTCTCAATTTGCACATAACGTGCAGCAAGTGGCGTATAGAAAGCGTCTGCTACTCTTTTTATGCTGATTGACCACTTCCGAGCTGCTCTGCGTAATTATTCAATGTTAATGGCTTGTCAAAAGACgaaataattctaaaaataaataattttcataagtttacaagtTAGCGGTTAAAAAGTACGCTGATGAAATAgtaaaaatagaacaaaaataaaaacttacataACCTGCGTTTGCGTTGATATGACGCACCTAACTGCTGGTTTTGAGTCCCATTGTCGATGACCTCAGCAACTACTTcccatattttaaataatttattaataaccaGCAATGAACTTATGTGAACTCTTTGTGCAGTTATTGATTAGAAGTATTTGCCGCTACGCATTATTGGTgcgacatggcgtatgagtaactaaGCAACTTTTTTAACGCAAAATCACAGCAAAGCGTTGGCTTTGAATGTATTTTAACAATAATATGatattaaaaatactatttaataacattttttaataaaattatttatctgGTTAtccatccatatacatatattcttattaattttttaataacttttcttCTCCTCCCTCTTTTTCTCTGCAGTTTTATAAGCTTTTTACCATCGTTCCTTTTTGAACAATTTAGACGatattcaaattgttttttccTATTAATTGCATTATTACAACAAATTCCTGATGTCTCACCGACGGGTCGCTACACAACTCTGGTAccgttaatatttattttatctgtGAGCGGTATCAAAGAGATCGTCGAAGACATTGTGagtaaattttgataaaaaaattgtaaagtacATATAACAATTACTTTGTgttgtacttgttgttattgtaaatgtAGAAACGTCATCGTGCGGATAATGAAATCAATCATCGTATGGTGGAGGTGTTACGCGATGGCGCTTGGACTTCGGTGCGATGGCGAGATATCGGTGTTGGCGATATTGTAAAAATACCCAATAATATATTCTTTCCCGCTgatatattgttgttgtcgtcgaggtgagtgatttatatttagaaattagCGATATTATAGAGGTAGTCTAAAATTTAGGGAGATTTTAGCTCTGTTGGGGTTAACTAGTCTCtcaatttttgagttatcggtctgaaatttggcacgaattatAGTCTAAGTCATTCCTATGATCTTCGATAAAACTGTTCAGATTGGACCAATATAgactatagctgccatataaactgaccgaccaaaatcactacttgtatgaacaacttttttatttgacgaggtacCTTCACGAGATTTGGCACGAATTGTTGTTTAAGGCATTCctataatcttcgaagaaatggttcagatcggaccactataagatgtagctgccatacaaagtgaccgatcaaaatcagtttaataattttttgtacccTTTTATgccataagaaatgcacctgtgaagggtatagtAGCTTAGGAGTGACCGAAGTTAACGCTTTctcttttttcaaacatttccgTTTCTCTTCCGAAATCTCATTTTTTCCTTACCAATGTctcacattttaatttttttttaacacagtGAACCGCAAGCGATGTGCTTCATCGAAACCGCAAATTTAGATGGTGAAACCAATCTAAAGATACGCCAGGGTGTGCCAGCGACTGCTAAATGCCTGGAAACTAAGGATCTGCTGCAGCTGGACGGCACCGTGGAATGCGAGCTGCCAAATCGACATTTGTACGAATTCAATGGCGTACTCAAGGAGAATAATAAGCCGTaagtttttacttaaaatatttgcctACATAAAGGCCTAACTGTTTCTCTCTTTTCCTCTCTGTAGCACCGTTGCCCTCGGCCCGGATCAGATTTTGCAGCGCGGCGCCGTTTTACGCAACACCGCTTGGATATTCGGCGTTGTCGTCTACACCGGACACGATACGAAACTTATGAAAAACTCTACCTCAGCGCCATTAAAACGCTCAACCGTCGACACTGTGACGAATACGCAGATATTGATGCTCTTCGTTATATTGGTCGTTTTATCGTTGACCAGTGCGATATTGAACTTTTTCTGGACGCGCGACTATGCGAAAATGTTTTGGTATTTGGGCATAAGTGGTGAGTATGAGAGAGGAATTTTCAAGGTTAAACTTTGAGAAATTATTCTGGAATAAGGAATGAGGTATCGAATTtcattctttataaaaaaaataataataattaatataaaaaaattcacatttcaaTCAAAATGCAATCTCCGAAATCATCGATCTCAAGAGGACCTCGGTATATATATGGAAACTCAGGTTCTTGTGATGAACTATTTGCTTCGAACTCGagtatatatttggaatctcGAGTCCCTCTGTAAATATTGTGTGTATGCTGACGACCTTCTCCTTCTCATTGTAGGTCGATTGTGGTCAGATTTAGAGCGGGAGGAAggacaatttttagaaattgtgAATAATGAAATTTAAGATGATGGGGGTGATATATCGATGGTCCAAACGATTAAGCGCAGGCTGTCACCGAGTCAGGTTAAGAAGAGGTTTGAGTGTCTTTGCTGCGGAATGATTGGATTTCCCATCATGACATGTAGATCGGGGGGGTATCTAAGAAGCAAGAGGCTTCTTTATCATCAGTAGTAGCTGGGAAGACCGTTAGGTCAATTGCTCTAACGGTCGGATAAGTTATGTAGAGATCCAGGACATAACGCTTGTTGAGagtaacccagacttcagatttcGTCTGAGTctggttttttgtttattgggCATGGGTCACTGAAGACATTTTTTAATAGGCGCACTTATCTTCAGGTGGCAGAAaatattcctgaagtaatttcgaggcatgGTGCCGGGTCGACAGATtttggtcggataaaaatccgggtccgttccggttacttagatccGACTGTCTTGGGAACGGGGTCGCAATGTTTGTATGGGTCCGGTTAGATGATTGGATGCTCGTTATTACAAAATGTTTGATGTAATTGGACATTAGGGATCTCGTGGATATGGAGATTAGTCGAACTGATGAACGATTCGATACTAGCGGTGTGATCTCCACGCGTGGTTTGTTTAGTCCACGAAGGCTGTAAACGGAAGTTGGGGTTAGCTTCTGTGTGCGTGTAATGTGCGTATGGTGTTCAGACACTGGTCAGTCCATAGCAGTATGAAAGCTCAACTGGTaatagtttcggctacgaactCTCTGACCGTAGACTCAATTCTGGTACCAAGGGGATCAGGAGCTCtcgaaaaactttataatttaatttatttttaagaaaatctaacttaatatttttttataatttcagagGACATTAAAAGTAAAAACGTTGGCTATAATTTGTTGACATTCTTTATTCTCTACAATAATCTTATACCGATATCTTTACAAGTGACTTTGGAATTAGTACGTTTTTTACAAGTAAGTGTCTACACTTTAATattcaactaaatatttttgttaggttaggttatgttggATGACTGATCCTCAATATGAGAATCTcacttggactactatatatatttactatatattattatactatatattcgtTGTAAAATGTGCCTagctttttttctaaaaatttctttCGCTCTCTCACCCCAGGCCATCTTCATAAACTTCGACATACACATGTACTATGCGGAAACCGATACGCCGGCCATGGCGCGCACTTCGAACCTCAATGAAGAACTGGGCATGGTGAAGTATATATTCTCTGACAAGACCGGCACACTAACGCGCAATGTGATGGTGTTCAAAAAGTGTTCGGTGGCGCGTTATATGTACGAACCAGCAAACGCACCCGAGGATTCGACGATTGTGCAGGCAAGTCTTTCAATTCTTTCAACTCAccagtaattttattttaataaattttaactaaaatcgCCACACACAGAATTTACTCGGCAATCACAACACCGCGCCCATCATCAAAGAATTCCTCACATTACTCGCCGTTTGTCACACGGTCATACCGGAAAAATTCGATGACGGCTCTATTATCTATCACGCCGCCAGTCCCGACGAGCGTGCCATCATTGAGGGTGCGCGCATGTTCGGCTACATCTTCGAGTCGCGCACACCACACTATGTGGAGATTAATGCGCTCGGCACTATCGAGCGCTACGAGATACTCAATGTACTCGAATTCACTTCGACGCGCAAGAGGATGTCGGTCATAGTGCGTGCGCCAACCGGTGAGATTAAACTGTATTGTAAAGGTGCCGATACGGTGATCTATGAGCGTCTCTCACCCGATGGTCAAATGTATCGTGATGCGACTTTGCATCATCTGGAAGAATTCGCTTCGGAGGGCTTACGTACCTTGTGCTGTGCCGTTTCGGTGATACCGGAGGATGTATATAATGAGTGGAAGGAGACGTATCACAAGGCGTCGACGGCGTTGCAGTATCGTGAGCGCAAAGTGGAGGATGCCTCCAATTTGATTGAGAACAATCTGATATTATTGGGTGCGACCGCTATTGAAGACAAACTGCAGGAGGGTGTGCCGGAGACGATAGCCTCACTGTTGGAGGCGGGCATTTACATTTGGGTGCTGACGGGCGATAAGCAGGAGACAGCGATCAACATCGGCTACTCGTGCAAACTTATTTCACACTCAATGGATATTATTATACTCAATGAGGGCAGTTTAGATGTAAGTTCGTGGGTGATGTTGGGTAAAATTCTTGTCTATAAAAATTCTTATGTTCCTACACAGGCCACACGTGATATTATACACCGCCACGTGGACGAGCTGAAAAGCACTGACATGAAAGAGTGCAATGTGGCGCTGGTAATCGATGGCCAGACATTGAAGTATGCTTTAAGCTGTGATCTGAAGCAGGAATTTTTAGAACTCTGCTTGGTGTGTCGTGTGGTGATCTGCTGTCGCGTCTCACCAATGCAAAAGGCGGAGGTAAGGCGGACAAATattcaacttcttcttctttactttcGTAGAGACCACTATTCAACTATAATACATATTAAGAGTCACAGTCTGCATATATTAATCCATATTCACCACCTCCCTTCCAGATCGTTGAATCCGTCACACAATCCACTGGCGCCGTGACACTAGCCATTGGTGATGGCGCCAACGATGTGGCCATGATACAGAAATCTCATGTCGGTGTTGGTATTTCGGGCGTTGAAGGGCTGCAGGCAGCTTGCGCTTCAGACTATTCGATCGCACAATTTCGTTACTTGAAACGTTTGTTGTTGGTGCATGGCGCCTGGAATTATAGTCGCATTACAAAATTGATCCTCTACAGTTTCTACAAGAATGTCTGTTTGTATGTGATTGAGCTGTGGTTCGCCATCTACTCGGGTTGGTCGGGTCAAATTCTGTTCGAACGTTGGACGATCGGTTTATATAATGTTATGTTTACCGCTTTGCCGCCATTCGCATTGGGTCTCTTCGATAAAGTTTGTTCAGCCGAAACGATGCTGAAATATCCGCAATTGTATAAACCATCACAGGATGCGAAGCTCTTCAATGTCAAGGTGTTTTGGGTGTGGATATTCAATGCACTTTCGCATTCGGTATCGCTCTTCTGGCTGCCGATGCTGATGACGACGATGTCCGTGTGGCCGGATGGCAAAACAAGTGATTACCTCTTTTTGGGCAATATCGTGTACACGGTGGGTGTTGACATGcatttttcatgatttttagtttttttcatatttt includes:
- the LOC105228476 gene encoding probable phospholipid-transporting ATPase IA isoform X8, producing the protein MPFSSIRSRLSSYRRQNDDAEVAVVGGQHRRREYEGIRGRDDEDLTSTAAAADDTDRRIIFLNRPQIQKFCNNHISTAKYSFISFLPSFLFEQFRRYSNCFFLLIALLQQIPDVSPTGRYTTLVPLIFILSVSGIKEIVEDIKRHRADNEINHRMVEVLRDGAWTSVRWRDIGVGDIVKIPNNIFFPADILLLSSSEPQAMCFIETANLDGETNLKIRQGVPATAKCLETKDLLQLDGTVECELPNRHLYEFNGVLKENNKPTVALGPDQILQRGAVLRNTAWIFGVVVYTGHDTKLMKNSTSAPLKRSTVDTVTNTQILMLFVILVVLSLTSAILNFFWTRDYAKMFWYLGISEDIKSKNVGYNLLTFFILYNNLIPISLQVTLELVRFLQAIFINFDIHMYYAETDTPAMARTSNLNEELGMVKYIFSDKTGTLTRNVMVFKKCSVARYMYEPANAPEDSTIVQNLLGNHNTAPIIKEFLTLLAVCHTVIPEKFDDGSIIYHAASPDERAIIEGARMFGYIFESRTPHYVEINALGTIERYEILNVLEFTSTRKRMSVIVRAPTGEIKLYCKGADTVIYERLSPDGQMYRDATLHHLEEFASEGLRTLCCAVSVIPEDVYNEWKETYHKASTALQYRERKVEDASNLIENNLILLGATAIEDKLQEGVPETIASLLEAGIYIWVLTGDKQETAINIGYSCKLISHSMDIIILNEGSLDATRDIIHRHVDELKSTDMKECNVALVIDGQTLKYALSCDLKQEFLELCLVCRVVICCRVSPMQKAEIVESVTQSTGAVTLAIGDGANDVAMIQKSHVGVGISGVEGLQAACASDYSIAQFRYLKRLLLVHGAWNYSRITKLILYSFYKNVCLYVIELWFAIYSGWSGQILFERWTIGLYNVMFTALPPFALGLFDKVCSAETMLKYPQLYKPSQDAKLFNVKVFWVWIFNALSHSVSLFWLPMLMTTMSVWPDGKTSDYLFLGNIVYTYVVVTVCLKAGLITNSWTWMTHASIWGSIAMWFLFMVIYSNFWPTIMLAPIFLGMDRMVFSTIVFWLGLLLIPITTLLPDILFTIVHNTVFKSLTEAVRESEIRRYDPENVIRESKTSLAVTGTSWRRITSVEAFRRRPNHEITQAQQQHQQTVEQLQVHNYRNKNGSANNKASTNRSSIITVENLEADDEQQWKRGDAPLSATTTMTTLHI
- the LOC105228476 gene encoding probable phospholipid-transporting ATPase IA isoform X5, translated to MSREVSFSRQSLELRSQESSLLPAISANAGGDVSVSNTDTLATAASTTSAASAAVPANNNAGLGVSQRRRQRKGITQRQDSWFRHSMPPALTRDFESIENLAQNTTNGLDEQLAASLSGRFGASTSASLAASAAHSGGSGSLTVCGFGIGGLGGFGGSGQSGSGGGGGGGGVGGNRFSGGINLNSANSNLGFIDSDESNLHTPITPLASHSASIYGGLQQQGSVSAASVAGTLSSSNAMGNGGSAGGGGVCRRHRSKRRKDSRASVLSKQSGNSVRSRASALAARAGLHMTASFLRKKRKEYEDDEDLTSTAAAADDTDRRIIFLNRPQIQKFCNNHISTAKYSFISFLPSFLFEQFRRYSNCFFLLIALLQQIPDVSPTGRYTTLVPLIFILSVSGIKEIVEDIKRHRADNEINHRMVEVLRDGAWTSVRWRDIGVGDIVKIPNNIFFPADILLLSSSEPQAMCFIETANLDGETNLKIRQGVPATAKCLETKDLLQLDGTVECELPNRHLYEFNGVLKENNKPTVALGPDQILQRGAVLRNTAWIFGVVVYTGHDTKLMKNSTSAPLKRSTVDTVTNTQILMLFVILVVLSLTSAILNFFWTRDYAKMFWYLGISEDIKSKNVGYNLLTFFILYNNLIPISLQVTLELVRFLQAIFINFDIHMYYAETDTPAMARTSNLNEELGMVKYIFSDKTGTLTRNVMVFKKCSVARYMYEPANAPEDSTIVQNLLGNHNTAPIIKEFLTLLAVCHTVIPEKFDDGSIIYHAASPDERAIIEGARMFGYIFESRTPHYVEINALGTIERYEILNVLEFTSTRKRMSVIVRAPTGEIKLYCKGADTVIYERLSPDGQMYRDATLHHLEEFASEGLRTLCCAVSVIPEDVYNEWKETYHKASTALQYRERKVEDASNLIENNLILLGATAIEDKLQEGVPETIASLLEAGIYIWVLTGDKQETAINIGYSCKLISHSMDIIILNEGSLDATRDIIHRHVDELKSTDMKECNVALVIDGQTLKYALSCDLKQEFLELCLVCRVVICCRVSPMQKAEIVESVTQSTGAVTLAIGDGANDVAMIQKSHVGVGISGVEGLQAACASDYSIAQFRYLKRLLLVHGAWNYSRITKLILYSFYKNVCLYVIELWFAIYSGWSGQILFERWTIGLYNVMFTALPPFALGLFDKVCSAETMLKYPQLYKPSQDAKLFNVKVFWVWIFNALSHSVSLFWLPMLMTTMSVWPDGKTSDYLFLGNIVYTYVVVTVCLKAGLITNSWTWMTHASIWGSIAMWFLFMVIYSNFWPTIMLAPIFLGMDRMVFSTIVFWLGLLLIPITTLLPDILFTIVHNTVFKSLTEAVRESEIRRYDPENVIRESKTSRLRFLPRGRWCSATIRRYTRVRHEFAETGGQLSA